The DNA region ATCATAAATGAGTTAGCTCAAGGATATATCCTgggctttctttctttcttaccGAAAATGGCACAGTTCTTGAACTGATGATCGAATGGACTGATAACTactgcatgtttgaaaattcaatCAAAAATATTATTTCTAACAAAGCTTTCGTAAATAGCTTCTGAATGTCAGGAGAAACTGATCTAAAGATGTTATTTGTgtgaccaaaaaataaaatatatacttTCAAATCATTGCAAATATTTCTAATATAATCATGAAGCAAAATTTTGAATTCTAACTCAATACTCACTCATTTTTCTTTGGGTTAGTACTTTCCACCATAAATGTGATATATTATTCTATAGGACCACAAAGGAGGCTTTTTGTAAGGCATAATAACGCCCAACCACAAAGTGTCGCATGCTTGATTTCTGAAAAGGCCCCTTGTGGAACCAAATGTTTTTCAAATATGGAAACATGATGTAACTCTCTCTTCACATTATATTCAAGCATGTGATATATAGAATTTTGAAGCTTTCCATCTCACTAGAACTTGCTTGGCTAAAGGATTGAATTTGTAATGGCAATGGAACAGGAGTGGAGTGGAGTGGAGTTGAGGGCCGAGTGTTTGATGTTGTTTTGTTCCAGATACTGTGGACTTCAATCTGGTAGGGGCAGTGTCATGTTGGAAAGGTGAGTATCTTGTTTGTGTATATGGGAATCAGGGGCCAAGAGGTGATTACTTTCTCTGACATGATCACTGGATGAGTGGCAATTCTCATGCTAGTTTGTCAGAACAACTTGCTGTCTTGTCGCATGTTGCAATGCAAATATACATGCTCTCAAATTTTAGGGGCCATTCCTTGCTGTTGCATTGCATAATGCAGGTTTGTTTGGTTTATCTTCTGGAATCCAAAGTTCTAGATGGAGCAAAACCTTAGCTTTTCATCAATCCATGGTTTGAGGCATTGTTTAATTAGTTCAATACAACGACATGATATTGAAATCATATCAGTCCTGTGAGTTTGTGATAGGGAGTGCAGTGTGTAGGGCTTTCAAAATTTTAGGCCACCAATAGTGATTCCTGACACAATTAAAATTTGTTCTCACATGTGCTATCTCTGTGTAGTCGTGCTGCAACCAATGTTGCATGTGATACAATTGGTGACAGGGCCGGCTCAATGGTAAAGCCACTCAAGCATGGCCTTTAGGCttcaaaaagataaaaaaaattactaagtaaaaaagacctataattttttttactaagtaacAAAGGCCCCCAAAATTACAGTTAATAAGTAAAATAGGCCCccaattttaaaaaagaaatatttttttaataaaaaaagtttCAATTTAAAATTCGCTTTAGGCCTCATTTGGTGTTGAGCCGGTTCTGAGTGGTGATTGTGTTGTGCATAATGTTCATTCTTATTCATCAAAGTCTCACAATTAAATATTGTGAAAAAGTAAAGAAAGTGGATACTCATACAAAGAACGTATAAccgttttttgtttgtttgttaaaGAACGTATAACCGTTTAAGGACATAAGCTAAACCCAACAATATTTTGGTGCTATAGGCCCAGTTTTCCATTGGAAAAGATTGAAGATGCATGCTTTtctttattgacaaaaaaagacCTTAATTTTTGGTCGAAAAGGATCTCATTTTGATGACTAACATAAACCCACTACCAGCCCAACCCTCTCGTAACGCTAGTGACCAAAATAAACATACTTTCTTtggcaaaataaaaataaaaataaaaatatactaATACTTCTAGGAGTTGCTTTTTGCTCACCCAAAATTAATGATAAGTAATTAGACGCctagtttcttttttaaattattgTAATTTCAAAACTAGTCAAATACATTGACAATGACATGTGTTTATATAGAATTGAGTTACGATTCTCTTGTGAAACTTTCCTTCTCTCTAATTAAGGTCTAGCGACGTTCTTGATTGGAGACGGGATTATAGAGCCTTTATCAATTCCTTCATTCTCTGGGATGATTTTAATGGCACAGGGTCAATTTAGGTGAGATACAAGTGAGGGGAAAGGTAGCTCATTAAGAGAATTGAAAGGATTTACAAAGTGAAGGATCATGATTCAAATTCTTgcgaatgaactaatttactaataattaACAACAAAccgttttctaaaaaaatattgagaTACAAGTACAAAAACCAAAATTTTCGATCAAGTGGTCTAGCTAGTTAGAATATAAATGCtgacaaacaacaacaaaatgtAAATCAATAGTGATTGGTTtagattaattaatttaaactaGGATTTAATGCAAACATAAAATATTTGATAATGGTAATTAGTTCAAACTGGTTGATTTAGCTTAAATTTGCATTCCTCCCTCCCTCTCAATGCCTCCTTTTCCCGCTGTCAAATGCCTTTTAGCCTTTTAGGTTTAGACAAGGCAGAGGCCAAAACAAGAAGTCAAGAACCCTGAAAATCCTCCATTAAAGCATCCTTGTGCTTTCCACCTTCCTAGTCGTATTCCCAACTCGGGAGTCGAGACATCAGCTTTCGGTGCTCACCGCAAATCATGCTGAACCCTTGTACCGTTTGGTATCATGTTTTCACCTTTCAACTCTACCCGGCCATAATAAACAAGCATGTTTTCTTCTTAAAGAAAGTGAAAACTGAAAACGACAAATTCTTATACTACAtggatattatttttttttaattccaacaacATAGATAGTACtagtaataaatattaatacaaACTAAATTATCCAATTTCATTGCCACTTCACTGTACCAAACTTCACTAACATCAAACACTGATCCAATCTTCTCAAGTATAGCCCTGCTTGTATTTGCGAAAGAGATCCTCAGTTTTGGCATTTCTAAAGGCACAGCATCCTACCATATAAACCACTATCAAAACGACAAGGGTGATGATCAATACGACATTGGCTCTTTTCCACTCCTTCCTGAGATTTGCCAACAAACCAGCCTTGCAGGAGTCACAGCCGTAGCAAAGTTGTGTTTGGTCGTTGCTCCACTGCAGGCAATCCATATCTGCTGCTGTGTTAATCGGGCTTATCCAATAAGTTGGGTTCACAAATGTGTACGCACATTGCGTCGGTGGCTTGCAGCACCCTGACTGTAATAGGGAATCAATGGGAAAAGTTAATTAGCAAATGTTAGTGAAAGAAGACAGTTTGGACCACTAACAAATCTTGTAGCATGGTTATTTTTACTAAACATCAAACATAGTAACAGAAGTTTcatctaaaattaattaattttgaaataaaaaaaagacacTACTCATTTAGCATCTTATTCTGGGTAGCTAAGAGCCACATCTCAGATAGCCCAAGTGTTTCATAAGCATGATTTAGTTAAGAAACATCTCGTCTCAACTAGGGCGGACTGGTCAGTGAAACTTTACCTGCATAGGCGTTAGACGCGCGTTAAAGAAATCCTGAGCCATTCGGAAACTCTGGTTAAGCTCAGCGCACATGTTCGTTTGACTAAGACAGCTTCTGATGTGATCCCACTTGAACGAGCTTCTCACCCTGCGACGAAGAAACCCTGAGAAGTCATCCAAACGGTACTCCAAGTAAGCGCGGTTGGGTTCCATGAGGCCATGACCACGAATGGTGACCATGTAAACGAAAACAGCCAAGCAAATGACAAGTATAACGAGGATGAGCATGGCAATGAGGTAGATTATGAGAAGCCATGAGATTCTGAAG from Lotus japonicus ecotype B-129 chromosome 2, LjGifu_v1.2 includes:
- the LOC130740145 gene encoding protein TORNADO 2-like; this translates as MAMSNNVIGAVNFVAVLLSIPIIGAGIWLMNGAADSCVSFLQWPVIILGVLILVVALAGCIGAFFRISWLLIIYLIAMLILVILVICLAVFVYMVTIRGHGLMEPNRAYLEYRLDDFSGFLRRRVRSSFKWDHIRSCLSQTNMCAELNQSFRMAQDFFNARLTPMQSGCCKPPTQCAYTFVNPTYWISPINTAADMDCLQWSNDQTQLCYGCDSCKAGLLANLRKEWKRANVVLIITLVVLIVVYMVGCCAFRNAKTEDLFRKYKQGYT